From Phycisphaerae bacterium:
CTTCTGGGAGATGGGTGCGACTGGCCCGTGCGGTCCGTGCAGCGAGATCCACATGGACCTGACCCCGGACCGGTCTGGTGGTTCGCTGGTCAACGCTGGCGATTCCAGCGTGATCGAGATCTGGAACCTGGTTTTCATCCAGTACAACCGTGACGAGTCCGGCAAGCTGAGTCCGCTGCCGGCGAAGCACGTTGACACGGGCATGGGCTTCGAGCGGGTTGTCCGTGTCCTCCAGGGCAAGGGCAGCAACTACGACAGTGACGTATTTGGTCCGTTGCTGGCCGAGATCGCCAAGGTCACCGGGCGCAAGTACACTGGGCAGGTTGGGGCGGATTGCCATGTGGACAACGCGTTTCGGGTCATCGCCGACCACGTCCGCATGTTGACGTTCGCGATCACCGACGGGGCCAAGCCGAGCAATGAGGGGCGCGGGTATGTGCTGCGGCGGATTCTGCGCCGGGCGGCCCGGTTCGGGCGTCAGCAGCTCGGCCAGGATGAGCCGTTCATCTACAAGCTCGTACCGACGATTGTCGCGACCATGGGCGAGGCGTTTCCCGAGCTGAAGCAGCATCCCAAGCAGGTGGCCGCCATCGTCCGGGACGAGGAGGAGAGCTTCGGTCGGACGCTGGACCGTGGTATTGCCTTGTTCGATCAGGCCGCGGCCCGGGGCAAGACCATCGCTGCCGAAGATGCGTTCAAGCTGTACGACACGTTTGGGTTCCCGCTCGATCTGACCGTGCAAATGGCTGGCGAGCGGGGCATGAGCGTTGACGAGTCGGGGTTCGGGCGGCTGATGGCCGAGGCGAAGGAGAAGGCTCGTGCCGGTGCCAAGCAGCACGTGAACGTGGCCATCGAGGGCGAGCTGCCGGCGACGGATGACCGTTTCAAGTATGCCGGCCGCTCCGTGCGGGCCAAGGTCGCCGGTTGGGTACGGGACAACAAGTTCGTGTCCGCCGGCGCGCTGCGGCCGGAGGACGGTGAGGTGGCTTTGGTGCTTGATCGCACCTGCTTCTACGCCGAGCAAGGCGGGCAGGCGGGTGACAGCGGCACGATTGCCACGCCGACCGGCAAGTTCGTCGTGACCGCCACAGAGAAGCTTGGCGACGGGGTCGTACACTTTGGCGCCGTGACCGAGGGCTCGGTATCCGCCGGTCAGGAAGCATCGCTGGAAGTGGACGCGAGCCGCGACCTGACCCGCAAGAATCACACCGCGACGCACCTGCTGCACTGGGCGCTGCGGACGGTGCTTGGCGATCACGTCAAACAGCACGGTTCGGTGGTCGATCCCGAGCGGTTGCGCTTCGACTTTGACCATCATGCCCCCGTCTCGCATGAGGAGATCGCCGAGGTTGAGCGGCTGGTGAACGGGAAGGTGTGCGCGGATCTGGAAGTGTCGACACGGCAGCTGCCCATCGCCGAGGCGAAGAAGGTGCCCAGCGTGCGGGCGTTCTTCGGTGAGAAGTACGGCGATGTGGTGCGGGTCGTGTCCATCGGGACCGAGGGCTTCTGCGCGGAGTTCTGCGGCGGGACGCACCTGAGCCGGACGGGCGAAATTGGGTTCTTCAAGGTGGTCGGCGAGGAGGCGGTGGCCAAGGGCGTGCGGCGCATCACTGCGGTGACCGGTCCGAAGGCAGTCGAGGCGGTGCAGGACCTGGAGAGCAACACCCGCAAGGCTGCGGCGCTGCTGAATACCGGGCCAGACCAGTTGGCGGCCCGCATTGCCGGCCTGCAGGAGGAGATCAAGAAGCTCCGTAAGCAGCTGACCAAGGGTGCGGCAGCCGATCTGAAGTCGGTGCGGCAGGAGATGCTGGACAAGGCTGAGCGGGTCGGCGGCGTGGCGGTGATTGTCGGGCAGTTGCCCGAGGCCCCGGTTGAGCAGATCCGCGAAGCGGCCGATTTCCTGCGAACCAAGGCCGAGTCGGCGGCCGTGTGTCTCGCGACGGCGGTCGAGGGCAAGCCGATGCTCCTGGCGGCGATGACCGAGGACGTGGTCAAGAAGGGTCTCAAGGCCGGCGACCTGATCCGCGAGATTGCCCCGGCGATTGACGGCCGCGGCGGCGGCAAGCCCGACCTCGCCCAGGCCGGGGGCAAGAATGCTGACGGCATACCGAACGCACTGACGGCGGCGACGAACTGGATCAAGCAGAAGCTGGGGTAATCGCGTTACAGGAATTCCACGTGATCTTTCATCTCGCCCGCATCGAGCACCTGGCAAATCAACATCAGTCCCGTAATGATCTCGCTGACGGGCGTGTGTTGTGGAGCATAGACGATCCCCGCATGAGGGATGTTCGCCGCCGCGAGGCGAAGAAAGTCCTCGTTCTGGGTGAAGGTGGCGCGATCGTCGCACATGGTCAATGACAGGTGTCCCTCATCCGAGGCCCCATCATGTCGGCCTCGGGTACGGTCAATACGTCGATTCCACGTTGCCGTAGTCCGCGGATGACCGCTTTCGGAACGTGCTCGTCGGTGTAGAGACGGATTCGCCGCATGTGCGGAGGCTCAACTCAGCTTGGCGCGGAGCTTGGAAGGTCTCGATTGTTTGACGGTAGTAACGAAGCTCTCGCCATCCTCGATGGATTGGTCAATCTCGTCTCGGTGGACGAAATAGTAGGCCAGGGCGGCGTACACCTCAGCGAGGGTCAGGTCGTATTCGTTGGCGATCTCATCGGTGCTCTTGCCCATCCGTTCGTGCCAGATGGCCACATCTTCCAGGCTGACCTTCTCTCCGCGCTCCGGGCAGACGCCGGACACGTTGCCGGTCAGGCTGTAACCACACTTCAGCCACCAGGAGCCGTGGTATTCGATGCTTTGTCGGCGAAGACTGCGATAGGTCCATCAGGACAACCAAGAGCATGCAACGAAGAACGCACGAGTCTCGGGGCACACGATCACTGAGCCTCGAAAACGTAGGTGCCCTCGTGGGCCAAAACGCACGCCCCGTCCTTGACTGCCGGCGGTTCGGTTGGGGCGGTCAGGACCTTGAGTTGCCTGCCCGCGCAGGCGGCCGGTACGACGAGGTTGGCCTTTACGCTGTTGGGGATTGAAACCTCCAGGCGCCACTGTTGCGGATCCCAGAAGACTCGGACGGGGCCCTTGGGGGTGGCGGTGTAGCCGGCGACGTAGGGCAAGCCACCGGTGTCGGGAGCGATGCGGATGCGGCCGCCGCCGGGTTCGGTGACGCGGACGCCCAGCAAGCTGTCGTGCAGCCAGAGGAGTGGGACCGAGCCCCAGCCGTGCGAGCCGGTTTCGTCGGCTGGTTGCGCGGTGTTCTTGTCGCCGGGCTTGAGGCCGAGGTCTTCGCGGCTGACCCAGTACTCGGGTAGTGGGCCGCCGTAGGGGCCCTGGAGACGCAGGGGGACCGGGTTGCGCGGGTTGGCGGGCAGATAAGGTGAGTACCGCTCGATCAGGTGAGCGATGGCCCGTTGGGTGAAGCCCGTCTCGGAGAGGGCTCGCAGGGAGCGGTAGCCGTAGGTCGGGTTGTTCCAGCGGGTGACGCCGGGCGGGGGTGAGCCGTCGGGCGCGGGATAGGCGTAGTCCAGATCTGCACGAGCTTCTTCACGGGTCAGCAGGCCGGTGATGATGGCC
This genomic window contains:
- a CDS encoding DUF433 domain-containing protein; translated protein: MSGVCPERGEKVSLEDVAIWHERMGKSTDEIANEYDLTLAEVYAALAYYFVHRDEIDQSIEDGESFVTTVKQSRPSKLRAKLS
- the alaS gene encoding alanine--tRNA ligase, translating into MRTADQIRREFIEFFKGKGHTFAPSSPVVPLEDPTLMFANAGMNQFKDVFLGTGSRPYKRAANTQKCIRVSGKHNDLEEVGRDTYHHTFFEMLGNWSFGDYFKREAIGWAWELLTGVWGLPKDRLYATVFGGDKEEGLEADEEAARLWAEVTDIAPSHIGRFAKKDNFWEMGATGPCGPCSEIHMDLTPDRSGGSLVNAGDSSVIEIWNLVFIQYNRDESGKLSPLPAKHVDTGMGFERVVRVLQGKGSNYDSDVFGPLLAEIAKVTGRKYTGQVGADCHVDNAFRVIADHVRMLTFAITDGAKPSNEGRGYVLRRILRRAARFGRQQLGQDEPFIYKLVPTIVATMGEAFPELKQHPKQVAAIVRDEEESFGRTLDRGIALFDQAAARGKTIAAEDAFKLYDTFGFPLDLTVQMAGERGMSVDESGFGRLMAEAKEKARAGAKQHVNVAIEGELPATDDRFKYAGRSVRAKVAGWVRDNKFVSAGALRPEDGEVALVLDRTCFYAEQGGQAGDSGTIATPTGKFVVTATEKLGDGVVHFGAVTEGSVSAGQEASLEVDASRDLTRKNHTATHLLHWALRTVLGDHVKQHGSVVDPERLRFDFDHHAPVSHEEIAEVERLVNGKVCADLEVSTRQLPIAEAKKVPSVRAFFGEKYGDVVRVVSIGTEGFCAEFCGGTHLSRTGEIGFFKVVGEEAVAKGVRRITAVTGPKAVEAVQDLESNTRKAAALLNTGPDQLAARIAGLQEEIKKLRKQLTKGAAADLKSVRQEMLDKAERVGGVAVIVGQLPEAPVEQIREAADFLRTKAESAAVCLATAVEGKPMLLAAMTEDVVKKGLKAGDLIREIAPAIDGRGGGKPDLAQAGGKNADGIPNALTAATNWIKQKLG